A single region of the Malus sylvestris chromosome 8, drMalSylv7.2, whole genome shotgun sequence genome encodes:
- the LOC126632353 gene encoding KH domain-containing protein At1g09660/At1g09670-like gives MGERIPPGSYFQYPPPGVHASPHRSSFPADRERYLAELLAEKQKLGPFLQILPLCSRLLNHEIRQISGFNQTPADRERFTHDSPFRSLSQNANGRPMDLEGWPGIHMEDNGHIQRMAPFQSPSMGWLGGQGIPTTPIVKRVIRLDLPVDKYPHYNFVGRILGPRGNSLKRVEAMTECRVYIRGRGSVKDSGKEEKLKDEPGYEHLNEPLHVLVEAEFPEDIINARLDHAVAILENLLKPVDESFDHYKKQQLRELAMLNGTLREESPSMSPSLSPSMSPFNSTGMKRAKTGK, from the exons ATGGGAGAGAGAATCCCTCCTGGAAGTTACTTCCAGTACCCACCTCCTGGTGTCCATGCTTCTCCACACAGGTCTTCTTTCCCTGCAGATCGAGAGAG ATATTTGGCTGAACTACTGGCAGAGAAGCAAAAGTTGGGACCATTCCTGCAAATATTGCCTCTATGTAGCAGACTTCTAAATCATG AGATCAGACAAATATCAGGCTTCAATCAAACTCCTGCAGATCGTGAAAGATTTACGCATGACAGTCCATTTAGGTCATTAAGTCAAAATGCGAATGGTAGACCAATGGATCTGGAGGGATGGCCAGGAATACACATGGAG GACAATGGACATATCCAGAGAATGGCCCCGTTTCAATCTCCTTCTATGGGATGGCTTGGGGGGCAAGGAATTCCAACCACCCCTATTGTAAAGAGAGTTATTAGACTTGATCTTCCCGTGGACAAATATCCACAT TACAATTTTGTTGGCCGAATTTTGGGACCACGTGGGAACTCCCTAAAAAGAGTTGAAGCCATGACAGAGTGTAGGGTGTACATCCGAGGCCGGGGCTCAGTGAAGGATTCTGGAAAG GAAGAGAAATTAAAAGACGAGCCTGGATATGAACATCTTAATGAGCCGTTGCACGTGTTGGTGGAGGCTGAATTTCCGGAGGATATAATCAATGCTCGCTTGGATCATGCAGTGGCAATACTCGAGAACCTTCTGAAGCCTGTG GACGAGTCCTTCGATCACTATAAGAAGCAACAACTTAGAGAATTGGCTATGCTGAACGGTACACTGAGGGAAGAGAGCCCCAGCATGAGCCCAAGTCTAAGCCCCAGCATGTCGCCCTTCAACAGTACAGGGATGAAACGAGCCAAGACAGGGAAGTAA